One Myripristis murdjan chromosome 18, fMyrMur1.1, whole genome shotgun sequence DNA window includes the following coding sequences:
- the taf6l gene encoding TAF6-like RNA polymerase II p300/CBP-associated factor-associated factor 65 kDa subunit 6L isoform X1: MQLVKWKLIVQTSSLSSIGVSMADREERRFAEVPRESVKLMAESAGVELGDDVAALLAEDVCYRLREATQSSSQFMRHAKRRKLTVEDFNRALRWSNVEAICGYGAQDALPFRSVKEGELFFIEDRDINLVELALATNIPKGCAETMVRVNVSYLDGKGNLEPQGTVPSAVQSLSDDLLKYYQQITRAILGEDPHLMKVALLDLQSNSKIAALLPYFVYVISGVKSVSHDLEQLNRLLHMVKSLVQNPYLYLGSYVRSLVSSVMYCILEPLAASINPLNDHWTLRDYAALLLSHIFWTHGDLVSGLYHQILLSLQKVLSDPVRPLCSHYGAVVGLHALGWKAVERVLYPHLPAYWANLQAVLDDYSVSNAQVKADGHKVYGAILVAVERLLKMKALSLSQSAEGGFSSQPGSVVGALGYGVSSPGLSPPPEPLSEAALGIASHLQAGGAGCPWEEWTPVPLPAMYCELYSFFGDSLAVRFSTGPGFGSYPPCTPPQPNDARKDPPGPAANPDTTRKMPQLTANLNISPRQDGSPRTEPPPPSLAATGPGRSLARSSSSSSSVQRSRSSSSRSGQRSAGPSRDVFPKARFTTPQTGPPAFSFLIGGRQMGRRCQGRRPFQTIFAPTPPLSAVLPRTYAHKLPVIGRVGKPVRRWACSHYSLHLPL, translated from the exons ATGCAGCTAGTCAAGTGGAAGCTGATCGTTCAGACGAGCTCCCTTTCTTCT ATCGGCGTGAGCATGGCGGACCGGGAGGAGCGCCGCTTCGCCGAGGTTCCCCGGGAGTCTGTCAAACTCATGGCCGAGAGTGCAGGCGTGGAGCTCGGGGACGATGTGGCCGCTTTGCTGGCTGAAGACGTGTGTTACAGGCTCCGGGAAGCAACGCAG AGCAGCTCTCAGTTCATGAGGCACGCTAAGCGCAGGAAGCTGACCGTGGAGGACTTCAACAGAGCTCTGCGCTGGAGCAATGTGGAG GCTATTTGTGGCTATGGGGCCCAAGACGCCCTGCCTTTCCGTTCAGTGAAAGAAGGCGAGCTTTTCTTCATCGAGGATCGGGACATCAACCTGGTTGAGTTGGCTCTGGCCACCAACATTCCCAAGGGCTGTGCCGAGACAATGGTGCGAG tgAATGTGTCCTACCTGGATGGGAAAGGGAACCTGGAGCCTCAGGGGACAG TTCCCAGTGCGGTGCAGTCACTTTCAGACGACCTCCTGAAGTACTACCAGCAGATCACTCGAGCCATCCTAGGAGAGGACCCACACCTCATGAAG GTGGCTTTGCTAGACCTCCAGTCCAATTCCAAAATCGCAGCTCTCCTGCCGTACTTTGTTTATGTCATCAGTGGG GTGAAATCAGTTAGCCATGACTTGGAGCAGCTGAACAGGCTCCTCCACATGGTGAAGAGCCTGGTGCAGAACCCCTACCTGTACCTGGGCTCGTACGTGCGCAGCCTGGTCTCCAGTGTCATGTACTGCATCCTGGAGCCGCTCGCCGCCTCCATCAACCCCCTCAACGACCACTGGACCCTCAGGGACTACGCTGCCCTGCTGCTCAGCCACATCTTCTG gaCCCACGGTGATCTAGTGAGCGGTCTGTACCACCAGATCCTGCTGTCGCTCCAGAAGGTTTTGTCCGATCCGGTCCGACCGCTCTGCTCTCACTACGGAGCCGTCGTGGGGCTGCACGCTCTGGGATGGAAG GCTGTTGAAAGAGTGCTGTATCCACACCTGCCTGCCTACTGGGCCAACCTCCAGGCCGTGCTGGACGACTACTCTGTCTCCAACGCCCAGGTCAAAGCAGACGGACACAAGGTGTACGGAGCCATCCTG GTGGCCGTGGAGCGTCTGTTGAAGATGAAGGCgttgtctctgtctcagtcaGCTGAGGGAGGTTTCAGCAGCCAGCCTGGCTCTGTGGTGGGGGCTCTGGGTTACGGGGTGAGTTCCCCGGGCCTCAGCCCCCCTCCAGAGCCTTTGTCTGAGGCTGCCCTGGGAATCGCCAGCCACCTTCAGGCCGGTGGGGCCGGTTGCCCCTGGGAGGAGTGGACGCCTGTGCCTCTGCCGGCCATGTACTGTGAACTCTACTCTTTTTTTGGAGACAGCCTGGCGGTCAGGTTTAGCACCGGACCTGGGTTTGGCAGCTACCCACCCTGCACCCCACCCCAGCCCAATGACGCAAGGAAAGACCCTCCTGGCCCCGCCGCCAACCCAGATACCACACGCAAGATGCCACAGCTGACCGCCAACCTCAACATCAGCCCCAGGCAAGATGGGAGTCCTCGTACCGAACCCCCCCCACCAAGCCTGGCAGCTACGGGACCCGGGAG GTCTCTGGCTcgctcttcttcctcctcttcttccgtTCAGCGTTCCAGATCCTCATCGTCCCGATCAGGCCAGCGATCCGCGGGTCCGTCTCGCGACGTTTTCCCCAAGGCTCGATTCACCACTCCTCAGACCGGACCTCCCGCATTCTCCTTCCTCATTGGTGGACGACAGATGGGCCGGCGTTGCCAAGGCCGGCGCCCCTTCCAGACAATTTTTGCCCCCACTCCACCCCTGTCTGCGGTCCTGCCCCGCACATACGCCCACAAACTGCCCGTTATTGGCAGGGTAGGAAAACCTGTACGACGATGGGCGTGCTCCCATTACTCCCTTCATCTGCCCCTCTAA
- the taf6l gene encoding TAF6-like RNA polymerase II p300/CBP-associated factor-associated factor 65 kDa subunit 6L isoform X2 encodes MADREERRFAEVPRESVKLMAESAGVELGDDVAALLAEDVCYRLREATQSSSQFMRHAKRRKLTVEDFNRALRWSNVEAICGYGAQDALPFRSVKEGELFFIEDRDINLVELALATNIPKGCAETMVRVNVSYLDGKGNLEPQGTVPSAVQSLSDDLLKYYQQITRAILGEDPHLMKVALLDLQSNSKIAALLPYFVYVISGVKSVSHDLEQLNRLLHMVKSLVQNPYLYLGSYVRSLVSSVMYCILEPLAASINPLNDHWTLRDYAALLLSHIFWTHGDLVSGLYHQILLSLQKVLSDPVRPLCSHYGAVVGLHALGWKAVERVLYPHLPAYWANLQAVLDDYSVSNAQVKADGHKVYGAILVAVERLLKMKALSLSQSAEGGFSSQPGSVVGALGYGVSSPGLSPPPEPLSEAALGIASHLQAGGAGCPWEEWTPVPLPAMYCELYSFFGDSLAVRFSTGPGFGSYPPCTPPQPNDARKDPPGPAANPDTTRKMPQLTANLNISPRQDGSPRTEPPPPSLAATGPGRSLARSSSSSSSVQRSRSSSSRSGQRSAGPSRDVFPKARFTTPQTGPPAFSFLIGGRQMGRRCQGRRPFQTIFAPTPPLSAVLPRTYAHKLPVIGRVGKPVRRWACSHYSLHLPL; translated from the exons ATGGCGGACCGGGAGGAGCGCCGCTTCGCCGAGGTTCCCCGGGAGTCTGTCAAACTCATGGCCGAGAGTGCAGGCGTGGAGCTCGGGGACGATGTGGCCGCTTTGCTGGCTGAAGACGTGTGTTACAGGCTCCGGGAAGCAACGCAG AGCAGCTCTCAGTTCATGAGGCACGCTAAGCGCAGGAAGCTGACCGTGGAGGACTTCAACAGAGCTCTGCGCTGGAGCAATGTGGAG GCTATTTGTGGCTATGGGGCCCAAGACGCCCTGCCTTTCCGTTCAGTGAAAGAAGGCGAGCTTTTCTTCATCGAGGATCGGGACATCAACCTGGTTGAGTTGGCTCTGGCCACCAACATTCCCAAGGGCTGTGCCGAGACAATGGTGCGAG tgAATGTGTCCTACCTGGATGGGAAAGGGAACCTGGAGCCTCAGGGGACAG TTCCCAGTGCGGTGCAGTCACTTTCAGACGACCTCCTGAAGTACTACCAGCAGATCACTCGAGCCATCCTAGGAGAGGACCCACACCTCATGAAG GTGGCTTTGCTAGACCTCCAGTCCAATTCCAAAATCGCAGCTCTCCTGCCGTACTTTGTTTATGTCATCAGTGGG GTGAAATCAGTTAGCCATGACTTGGAGCAGCTGAACAGGCTCCTCCACATGGTGAAGAGCCTGGTGCAGAACCCCTACCTGTACCTGGGCTCGTACGTGCGCAGCCTGGTCTCCAGTGTCATGTACTGCATCCTGGAGCCGCTCGCCGCCTCCATCAACCCCCTCAACGACCACTGGACCCTCAGGGACTACGCTGCCCTGCTGCTCAGCCACATCTTCTG gaCCCACGGTGATCTAGTGAGCGGTCTGTACCACCAGATCCTGCTGTCGCTCCAGAAGGTTTTGTCCGATCCGGTCCGACCGCTCTGCTCTCACTACGGAGCCGTCGTGGGGCTGCACGCTCTGGGATGGAAG GCTGTTGAAAGAGTGCTGTATCCACACCTGCCTGCCTACTGGGCCAACCTCCAGGCCGTGCTGGACGACTACTCTGTCTCCAACGCCCAGGTCAAAGCAGACGGACACAAGGTGTACGGAGCCATCCTG GTGGCCGTGGAGCGTCTGTTGAAGATGAAGGCgttgtctctgtctcagtcaGCTGAGGGAGGTTTCAGCAGCCAGCCTGGCTCTGTGGTGGGGGCTCTGGGTTACGGGGTGAGTTCCCCGGGCCTCAGCCCCCCTCCAGAGCCTTTGTCTGAGGCTGCCCTGGGAATCGCCAGCCACCTTCAGGCCGGTGGGGCCGGTTGCCCCTGGGAGGAGTGGACGCCTGTGCCTCTGCCGGCCATGTACTGTGAACTCTACTCTTTTTTTGGAGACAGCCTGGCGGTCAGGTTTAGCACCGGACCTGGGTTTGGCAGCTACCCACCCTGCACCCCACCCCAGCCCAATGACGCAAGGAAAGACCCTCCTGGCCCCGCCGCCAACCCAGATACCACACGCAAGATGCCACAGCTGACCGCCAACCTCAACATCAGCCCCAGGCAAGATGGGAGTCCTCGTACCGAACCCCCCCCACCAAGCCTGGCAGCTACGGGACCCGGGAG GTCTCTGGCTcgctcttcttcctcctcttcttccgtTCAGCGTTCCAGATCCTCATCGTCCCGATCAGGCCAGCGATCCGCGGGTCCGTCTCGCGACGTTTTCCCCAAGGCTCGATTCACCACTCCTCAGACCGGACCTCCCGCATTCTCCTTCCTCATTGGTGGACGACAGATGGGCCGGCGTTGCCAAGGCCGGCGCCCCTTCCAGACAATTTTTGCCCCCACTCCACCCCTGTCTGCGGTCCTGCCCCGCACATACGCCCACAAACTGCCCGTTATTGGCAGGGTAGGAAAACCTGTACGACGATGGGCGTGCTCCCATTACTCCCTTCATCTGCCCCTCTAA
- the kcnk7 gene encoding potassium channel, subfamily K, member 7, giving the protein MSDCGLVFMVIELPVEKILRAEVRELRRLFLQEHSCVQESRLNELLGKVIATDEKDVAVLKANAEERHYDFTSSLYFVIVTLTTMGYDLFTPISDEAKLFCIFYCTLGIPLTLFLLTLLSDLLLPIVTYAPVHHLQTHWGLPYTRASLLHAGLFWMLIVALLFLLPALLFYLVEPQWSFLDAVFFCFVTLSTIGQGGYSLGRTWDHTAKETLKLLTTCYLLVGLVMITTFRETVLELPQVQAVIRLFSGPRDRELEGVHLSELALRMQTSEEEPRYSLPISTISSSPLESTLPSPKQPASPHFQKTKASSL; this is encoded by the exons ATGTCGGACT GCGGCTTGGTGTTCATGGTCATAGAGTTGCCGGTTGAGAAGATCCTCAGAGCCGAGGTCAGAGAGCTTCGCCGGTTGTTTCTGCAGGAGCACTCCTGCGTACAGGAGAGCCGACTGAACGAGCTCCTGGGGAAAGTTATAGCCACCGACGAGAAGGACGTGGCAGTCCTGAAGGCCAACGCAGAGGAGCGCCACTACGATTTCACCTCATCACTCTATTTTGTGATTGTCACGCTGACCACCATGG GTTATGATTTATTCACCCCCATATCAGATGAGGCCAAACTGTTTTGTATCTTCTACTGTACACTGGGGATCCCCCTCACCCTGttcctcctcaccctcctgTCCGATCTCCTCCTTCCCATTGTCACCTACGCCCCCGTCCACCACCTACAAACCCACTGGGGCTTGCCCTACACCCGAGCTAGCCTCCTCCACGCCGGCCTCTTTTGGATGCTCATTGTCGcccttcttttccttctccctGCCCTCCTGTTCTACCTGGTGGAGCCTCAGTGGAGCTTCTTGGATGCcgttttcttctgttttgtcaCCTTAAGCACCATCGGCCAAGGAGGCTACTCTCTGGGGAGGACCTGGGACCACACAGCCAAGGAGACACTCAAGCTCCTCACAACAT GCTACCTGCTGGTGGGGCTGGTGATGATCACGACGTTCAGGGAGACTGTCTTGGAGCTTCCTCAGGTCCAGGCAGTGATCAGGCTCTTTTCTGGCCCACGGGATAGAGAGCTGGAGGGTGTCCATCTCAGCGAACTGGCATTGAGGATGCAAACATCTGAGGAGGAGCCACGATACTCGCTCCCCATCTCCACTATCTCCTCCAGTCCTTTAGAGTCGACGCTCCCCTCTCCAAAGCAGCCCGCTTCCCCACACTTCCAAAAAACCAAAGCATCCTCTCTCTAA